One Niabella beijingensis DNA window includes the following coding sequences:
- a CDS encoding 2-C-methyl-D-erythritol 4-phosphate cytidylyltransferase — translation MKKTAVIVAGGTGVRMGTELPKQFLLLKNKPLLYYTIDTFLKTYEDLDIVLVLPEAYTDMGQEIIDAYFDKDRVRLTIGGVTRFESVKNGLQLIDEEAIIFVHDAVRCLVSSGLIRRCYEQAVETGSAIPVVPSSDSVRLLTEDGSDALERDKIVLVQTPQVFHSKILIPAFSIGQKEKFTDEASVVEAFGMKVSLVEGEKNNIKITHPVDLAVAAQLLT, via the coding sequence ATGAAAAAAACAGCAGTCATTGTAGCAGGAGGAACAGGTGTGCGAATGGGAACGGAACTACCCAAACAGTTTTTATTGCTGAAGAACAAACCCCTGTTGTATTATACGATCGATACATTTTTAAAAACCTACGAGGACCTGGACATCGTGCTGGTATTGCCCGAGGCCTATACGGATATGGGCCAGGAAATTATCGATGCCTATTTTGATAAGGACCGGGTACGTCTTACCATTGGTGGTGTCACCCGTTTTGAATCGGTAAAAAACGGGCTGCAACTGATAGACGAAGAAGCGATCATTTTTGTACACGACGCCGTACGCTGCCTGGTCTCATCCGGATTGATCCGGCGCTGTTATGAGCAGGCGGTTGAAACCGGCAGCGCCATACCGGTGGTACCTTCCAGCGACAGTGTGCGGTTGCTTACTGAAGACGGCAGTGATGCGCTGGAGCGCGATAAGATCGTGCTGGTACAGACCCCGCAGGTATTTCACAGCAAAATACTGATCCCCGCATTTTCTATCGGACAGAAGGAGAAATTCACCGATGAAGCTTCCGTGGTGGAGGCATTTGGTATGAAAGTATCGCTGGTAGAAGGCGAGAAGAACAATATCAAGATCACACATCCCGTGGATCTGGCAGTGGCCGCGCAATTACTTACCTGA
- the lepA gene encoding translation elongation factor 4 codes for MKNIRNFCIIAHIDHGKSTLADRLLQSTNTISDREMKDQVLDDMDLEREKGITIKSHAIQINYRSKAGEDYVLNLIDTPGHVDFSYEVSRALAACEGALLLVDATQGIQAQTISNLYLAIDNDLEIIPVINKIDMDGAMIDEVRDQIIDLIGCKPEDILLASGRTGLGIDEVLEAIVEKIPAPKGDPEAPLQALIFDSVFNSFRGIIVYYRILNGALRKGDKVKFVSTGQEYEADEIGILKLKMTERNEVRAGDVGYIITGIKNAKEVKVGDTITLASNTSPVAIKGFEEVKPMVFAGIYPVNTDEFEELRDCMEKLQLNDASLTFELETSQALGFGFRCGFLGMLHMEIIQERLEREFKQTVITTVPNVSFIAYTTKGEKIVVNNPTEFPDPVKTDRIEEPFIKAQIITKPDYIGNIMTLCLGKRGILINQSYLTTSRVELIFEMPLTEIVFDFYDKLKSQTRGYASFDYHPLGYRDSDIVKMDILLNNEKVDALSALIHRGRAHDFGRKLCEKLKELLPRQQFQIAIQAAIGAKIVARENISAMRKDVTAKCYGGDISRKRKLLEKQKEGKKRMRQIGNVEVPQEAFLAVLKLDD; via the coding sequence ATGAAGAATATACGGAATTTTTGTATTATAGCGCATATTGATCACGGTAAAAGTACCCTGGCAGACAGGCTGTTACAGTCTACCAATACCATCAGCGACCGGGAGATGAAGGACCAGGTGCTGGACGATATGGACCTGGAGCGGGAAAAAGGGATCACTATTAAAAGTCACGCCATCCAGATCAATTACCGGTCTAAGGCAGGGGAGGATTATGTGCTGAACCTGATCGACACCCCCGGTCACGTAGACTTTAGTTATGAGGTGAGCCGTGCACTGGCCGCCTGCGAAGGCGCACTGCTGCTGGTGGATGCCACCCAGGGGATCCAGGCGCAAACCATCAGCAACCTGTACCTGGCCATCGACAACGACCTGGAGATCATCCCGGTGATCAATAAGATCGATATGGACGGGGCTATGATCGATGAGGTGAGGGACCAGATCATCGACCTGATCGGCTGTAAACCGGAGGATATCCTGCTGGCCAGCGGAAGGACCGGACTGGGTATTGATGAAGTGCTGGAAGCGATCGTGGAGAAGATACCTGCTCCCAAAGGTGATCCTGAAGCGCCACTGCAGGCGCTGATCTTTGACAGTGTGTTCAACAGCTTCCGCGGTATTATTGTTTATTACCGGATCCTGAACGGGGCACTGAGAAAAGGCGATAAGGTAAAATTTGTAAGTACCGGGCAGGAATATGAGGCGGATGAGATCGGGATCCTGAAGCTGAAAATGACCGAGCGCAACGAAGTGCGTGCCGGCGATGTGGGTTATATCATTACCGGTATTAAGAATGCCAAAGAGGTAAAAGTAGGGGATACCATCACGCTGGCAAGCAATACCAGCCCTGTTGCGATTAAAGGGTTTGAAGAAGTAAAGCCGATGGTCTTTGCCGGTATTTATCCGGTGAATACGGATGAGTTTGAGGAGCTGCGGGATTGTATGGAGAAGCTGCAGCTGAATGATGCCTCACTGACCTTTGAGCTGGAGACCTCGCAGGCATTGGGATTTGGCTTCCGTTGCGGGTTCCTGGGAATGCTGCACATGGAGATTATCCAGGAACGGCTGGAGCGGGAGTTTAAGCAAACCGTGATTACCACGGTACCCAACGTAAGTTTTATTGCTTATACCACTAAAGGAGAAAAGATCGTTGTAAACAATCCTACCGAATTCCCGGATCCGGTAAAAACCGACCGGATCGAAGAGCCATTCATAAAGGCGCAGATCATTACCAAACCGGATTACATCGGTAATATCATGACCCTGTGCCTGGGCAAACGCGGCATCCTCATCAACCAGAGTTATCTTACCACTTCAAGGGTGGAGCTGATCTTTGAAATGCCGCTGACGGAGATCGTATTTGATTTTTATGATAAACTGAAATCCCAGACACGGGGCTATGCGTCTTTCGACTACCATCCGCTGGGATACCGGGACAGCGATATCGTAAAAATGGATATCCTGCTGAATAACGAAAAGGTGGATGCACTGAGCGCCCTGATCCACCGCGGACGGGCCCATGATTTCGGAAGAAAACTCTGTGAAAAGCTGAAGGAGTTACTGCCGCGTCAGCAATTCCAGATCGCCATACAGGCAGCGATCGGTGCCAAGATCGTGGCCCGGGAAAATATCTCCGCTATGCGGAAAGATGTTACGGCAAAATGTTACGGAGGTGATATCAGCCGTAAACGCAAACTTCTTGAAAAACAAAAGGAAGGGAAAAAGCGGATGCGCCAGATCGGTAATGTGGAAGTGCCGCAGGAAGCATTCCTGGCGGTGCTGAAACTGGATGATTAG
- a CDS encoding sodium/sugar symporter, producing the protein MHKLQTADYIVFFIYFLVVAAYGYYIYRRKKSETINSKEFFLAEGSLTWWAIGASLIASNISAEHFIGMSGSGFALGLAISSYEWMAAATLIIVAVFIIPVYLKNRIFTMPQFLSVRYNDKVSTIMAIFWLLVYVFVNLTSIIYLGALAISSISNLSFEACIIGLSLFSVIVTLGGMKVIGYTDVIQVIVLIIGGLITTYLALSLLADRFGFNGDIWKGLGVLRKEVPGHFHMIFKKDNPHYQELPGMSVLIGGMLINNLAYWGCNQYIVQRALGADLKTARKGILFAAFLKLLIPIIAVLPGITMFVLHKNGMFQAEMTDAAGAVKPDHAYPTLMNLLPAGLKGVAFAALTAAIVASLAGKANSISTIFSLDIYKKFVNKEASERTLVRVGRWAVIGALLMAALVTPALKSLDQAYQFIQEYVGFFSPGVLAIFLLGMFWKRTTATAALAGALFTIPFSVLLKFLPGWTNGGFPDYPFLDRMTITFFGVALLMIGISLAAGKGPGTAPIQVDRRMFRVSPGFVIGSVLICGILAALYTVFW; encoded by the coding sequence ATGCACAAACTACAGACCGCAGATTATATTGTTTTCTTTATCTATTTTCTTGTTGTTGCAGCCTACGGATATTATATCTACCGCCGTAAAAAATCGGAGACCATCAATTCAAAGGAATTCTTTCTTGCGGAAGGCTCCCTTACCTGGTGGGCCATTGGTGCTTCCCTTATCGCCTCCAATATTTCGGCGGAGCATTTCATCGGCATGAGCGGGTCGGGCTTTGCATTGGGACTGGCCATTTCCTCCTATGAATGGATGGCAGCCGCCACACTGATCATTGTTGCGGTCTTTATTATACCGGTATATCTAAAGAACAGGATCTTTACCATGCCGCAGTTTCTTTCGGTGCGTTACAACGATAAGGTGAGTACCATTATGGCCATTTTCTGGCTGCTGGTTTATGTATTTGTAAACCTTACCTCCATTATTTACCTGGGAGCACTGGCCATCTCCTCCATCAGCAACCTGAGCTTTGAAGCCTGTATCATCGGGCTCAGCCTGTTTTCTGTTATCGTTACCCTCGGCGGAATGAAAGTGATCGGCTACACCGATGTGATCCAGGTGATCGTATTGATCATCGGTGGCCTCATCACCACCTACCTGGCGCTTTCACTGCTGGCGGACCGGTTTGGTTTTAATGGCGATATCTGGAAAGGACTGGGAGTATTAAGAAAAGAGGTACCGGGCCATTTTCATATGATCTTTAAAAAAGATAACCCGCACTACCAGGAGCTGCCGGGGATGTCGGTGCTCATCGGCGGTATGCTGATCAATAACCTGGCCTATTGGGGATGCAACCAGTACATTGTGCAAAGAGCCCTCGGCGCCGACCTGAAAACGGCGCGCAAAGGCATCCTCTTTGCCGCATTTCTCAAATTACTTATACCGATCATTGCCGTGCTTCCGGGCATCACGATGTTTGTATTGCATAAGAACGGGATGTTCCAGGCTGAGATGACGGATGCTGCAGGCGCCGTAAAACCGGATCATGCGTATCCCACCCTGATGAACCTGCTGCCCGCAGGGTTGAAAGGGGTGGCTTTTGCTGCGCTTACAGCAGCCATTGTAGCCTCGCTCGCCGGAAAGGCCAACAGCATCTCCACCATTTTTTCCCTTGATATTTATAAAAAATTCGTCAATAAAGAAGCTTCCGAGCGCACACTCGTACGTGTGGGGCGATGGGCGGTGATCGGCGCCCTGCTGATGGCAGCCCTTGTAACCCCTGCCTTAAAATCGCTGGACCAGGCCTATCAGTTCATCCAGGAATACGTGGGATTTTTCTCACCGGGTGTGCTGGCCATCTTCCTGCTGGGCATGTTCTGGAAACGTACAACCGCAACCGCCGCACTGGCAGGGGCGCTGTTCACCATACCGTTTTCGGTGTTGCTGAAATTCCTTCCCGGCTGGACCAATGGCGGATTTCCGGACTATCCGTTCCTCGACCGGATGACGATCACCTTTTTCGGGGTGGCATTGCTGATGATCGGTATCAGCCTGGCAGCGGGAAAGGGTCCGGGAACTGCGCCTATCCAGGTAGACCGCCGGATGTTCCGGGTATCTCCCGGCTTTGTGATCGGCTCCGTGCTGATCTGCGGCATATTGGCGGCGCTTTACACCGTTTTCTGGTAA
- a CDS encoding RNA polymerase sigma factor, translated as MGIQDAELELVLKKCEQDSVPHKEALYKGYYGFIKGVVRRYVNDYHVMEELVNDSFVKIFNNLNTFKAPGYSPDIGQSFKGWVAKIASRTAIDFLRKKKMNFLQEEPSENHFPEQQPSGVYTSEVKDIMSLLDQLPEVQKTVFNLYEIEGFSHEEISRLLQISENVCRVYLSRAKNKLKALYIKHF; from the coding sequence TTGGGAATACAGGACGCCGAGCTGGAACTGGTGCTGAAAAAATGTGAACAAGACTCAGTACCCCACAAAGAAGCGCTTTACAAAGGCTATTATGGCTTTATTAAAGGCGTGGTGCGGCGTTATGTAAATGATTATCACGTGATGGAAGAGCTCGTAAATGATTCCTTTGTGAAGATTTTCAATAACCTGAATACATTTAAAGCACCAGGGTATTCGCCGGATATCGGACAATCGTTCAAAGGCTGGGTCGCAAAGATCGCTTCAAGAACAGCCATTGATTTCCTGAGAAAAAAGAAAATGAATTTTTTACAGGAGGAACCATCCGAAAACCATTTTCCGGAACAACAACCTTCCGGAGTCTATACCAGCGAGGTAAAGGATATTATGTCGCTCCTGGACCAGCTGCCGGAAGTACAGAAAACCGTTTTTAATTTATACGAAATAGAAGGATTCAGTCATGAAGAAATATCCCGGTTGCTGCAGATCTCAGAGAACGTATGCCGGGTATATCTTTCGCGGGCCAAGAATAAATTAAAAGCGCTTTATATAAAACATTTTTAA
- a CDS encoding inositol oxygenase yields MSTTNVNNAPLDSLDEWEDDLLRRYPDPEAIAASKSTDEYRNYEDPQRATVKEFYRLNHTFQTHDFVMKKQADFLRFNRKEMTVWDAFDFLNQLVDDSDPDTDLDQFQHLLQTSEAIRRDGHPDWMVLTGLMHDMGKVLCLFGEPQWAVVGDTFPVGCAYSDKIVYPEFFKDNPDYDNPKYQSKLGVYEAGCGLRNVNMSWGHDEYIYQIMKDHLPEEGLYMLRYHSFYAWHREGAYEYLTDDHDKKMLKWVKIFNPYDLYSKNPEPPVWENLRPYYENLVDSYLPRTLKF; encoded by the coding sequence ATGAGTACAACAAATGTAAACAATGCTCCGCTGGACAGTCTTGACGAATGGGAAGATGATTTATTAAGAAGATACCCCGACCCTGAAGCCATTGCCGCCTCAAAAAGCACCGATGAATACCGCAATTATGAAGATCCCCAGCGGGCAACGGTAAAAGAATTCTACCGGCTGAACCATACTTTTCAGACCCATGATTTTGTGATGAAGAAACAGGCGGATTTTTTAAGGTTCAACCGGAAGGAAATGACGGTTTGGGATGCCTTTGACTTTCTGAACCAACTGGTGGATGATTCCGACCCGGATACCGACCTTGATCAGTTCCAGCACCTGTTACAGACCTCCGAGGCCATCCGCAGGGACGGGCATCCCGACTGGATGGTGCTTACAGGGCTTATGCACGATATGGGAAAAGTGCTCTGCCTTTTCGGCGAGCCCCAATGGGCCGTGGTAGGTGACACCTTCCCGGTGGGATGCGCCTATTCCGATAAGATCGTTTACCCCGAATTCTTTAAGGACAATCCCGACTACGACAATCCGAAATACCAGTCCAAGCTGGGTGTATATGAAGCCGGCTGCGGGCTCCGGAATGTGAACATGTCCTGGGGACATGATGAATATATTTACCAGATCATGAAAGATCATTTACCCGAAGAAGGATTGTACATGCTGCGCTACCATTCCTTCTATGCCTGGCACCGGGAAGGGGCTTATGAATACTTAACAGATGATCATGATAAAAAGATGCTGAAATGGGTAAAGATCTTTAATCCTTATGACCTTTATTCCAAAAACCCGGAGCCGCCAGTTTGGGAGAACTTACGCCCCTACTATGAAAATCTTGTAGACAGCTATCTTCCCCGGACCTTAAAATTCTGA
- a CDS encoding DUF4397 domain-containing protein, whose amino-acid sequence MKKVSLVGFLFVVILSLSSCLKDRDNYYDSPEFQNAAAVSIVNAAPLGMPLDIQFQGTQRWLLNEFYYTYRTNYTRVYSGERKLYVFNRGDADSLFSKNITFEAKKRYSIFIVDTLRKMDAVLVRDSVMKPQGDSVLLRFANMSPDAGAIDLYQQGNTTPVAKNIRYKGTSPFISFKSVRDVKFEARAAGTSTVLATSEVKNLYSGNQYTIWTTGFKSMNTTNGKLIVEAMAHYYY is encoded by the coding sequence ATGAAAAAGGTTTCCTTAGTAGGCTTTCTGTTTGTGGTCATTCTTTCACTGAGTTCCTGTTTAAAAGACCGTGACAACTATTATGACAGCCCCGAATTTCAGAACGCCGCAGCGGTGAGCATTGTGAATGCCGCGCCCCTGGGAATGCCACTGGACATCCAGTTCCAGGGTACCCAGCGCTGGCTCCTTAATGAATTTTACTATACTTACCGCACCAATTACACCCGGGTTTATTCCGGAGAGCGCAAACTATATGTGTTCAACAGAGGCGATGCAGACAGCCTGTTCTCTAAAAACATCACATTTGAAGCCAAAAAACGGTATTCGATCTTTATTGTGGACACCCTCCGGAAAATGGACGCCGTACTGGTACGCGACAGTGTGATGAAACCCCAGGGCGATTCGGTACTGCTCCGTTTTGCCAATATGAGTCCGGATGCCGGTGCCATTGATCTTTACCAGCAGGGCAATACCACCCCCGTAGCAAAGAATATCCGCTACAAGGGTACCAGCCCGTTCATCAGCTTTAAATCGGTGCGGGATGTAAAATTTGAAGCGCGGGCAGCAGGCACCTCCACTGTTCTGGCCACATCTGAAGTAAAAAATTTATATAGCGGAAATCAATATACTATTTGGACAACAGGTTTTAAATCAATGAACACTACCAACGGCAAACTCATTGTTGAAGCTATGGCGCATTATTATTATTAG
- a CDS encoding NAD(P)H-hydrate dehydratase: MKLLNAAQIRQWDEYTIRQEPVVSLELMERAANACTRWLVTNTLADSYYIFCGKGNNGGDGLAIARLLYNAGRSVNVFILETAAKGSDDYRSNFNILQHLSAIPVYRLRSETDFPLVPEGCIIIDALFGTGLNRPLNGLAARLVTYLNERTAPIVAVDIPSGLFCDQSSRNNTVIRARHTLTFQVLKLAFLLAENEPAFGQVQLMDINLHPSFPELVDTPYYIINQPVARRLYRPRSAFAHKGTFGHALIVAGSYGKTGAAVLSTRACLKTGAGLVSAHVPGESVLVMQTAAPEAMVFPDPDPSVVSAISYEPDKFSATGIGPGIGTEPKTKSLLRELFEQGTHPMVLDADALNILSEDGNLLNLIPSESILTPHPKEFSRLFGNFEDDFKKIEVACSKSMELNVVIILKGHHTLVALPDGTGYFNITGNAGMAKGGSGDVLTGILTGLLAQGYTSKDAALMGVFLHGLAGDLAASSHGMEAMLASDIIEHLGKAFQALQ, from the coding sequence ATGAAATTACTGAACGCAGCACAGATACGGCAATGGGATGAGTATACCATCCGGCAGGAACCCGTGGTTTCATTAGAACTGATGGAACGTGCGGCAAATGCCTGCACGCGCTGGCTGGTAACAAATACGCTTGCCGACAGTTATTATATCTTTTGCGGAAAAGGTAACAATGGCGGCGACGGACTGGCGATTGCCCGGTTATTGTACAACGCCGGAAGATCTGTGAACGTATTCATATTGGAAACGGCGGCAAAGGGATCGGACGACTACCGCTCCAATTTCAATATCCTTCAGCATCTGTCTGCCATACCGGTTTACCGCCTCCGCTCGGAAACCGATTTCCCCCTGGTACCGGAGGGCTGTATTATTATTGATGCGCTTTTCGGAACCGGGCTCAACCGGCCGCTGAACGGACTGGCAGCCCGGCTGGTGACCTATTTGAATGAACGCACGGCACCGATTGTGGCTGTTGATATTCCCAGCGGATTGTTTTGTGATCAGTCTTCCCGCAACAATACGGTTATCAGGGCCCGGCACACGCTTACCTTCCAGGTACTCAAACTGGCGTTCCTGCTGGCAGAAAACGAACCCGCTTTCGGACAAGTACAGCTGATGGATATCAACCTGCACCCTTCTTTTCCGGAGCTGGTCGATACGCCCTATTATATCATCAATCAACCTGTGGCCCGGCGTCTCTATCGCCCGCGCAGCGCCTTTGCCCACAAGGGAACATTCGGACATGCGCTGATTGTAGCAGGCAGCTATGGAAAAACCGGAGCCGCTGTGCTGAGTACACGGGCCTGCCTGAAAACAGGAGCCGGACTGGTAAGTGCGCATGTACCCGGGGAAAGTGTTTTGGTTATGCAGACAGCCGCGCCCGAAGCCATGGTCTTCCCCGATCCCGACCCTTCGGTTGTTTCGGCCATCAGTTACGAACCGGATAAATTTTCTGCAACCGGTATTGGTCCGGGCATTGGCACGGAGCCGAAAACAAAATCCCTGCTGCGGGAGCTTTTCGAGCAGGGCACGCACCCCATGGTATTAGATGCCGATGCATTGAATATTCTTTCTGAAGACGGGAATCTTCTGAATCTTATTCCATCGGAAAGCATCCTGACACCGCATCCCAAAGAATTCAGCCGGCTGTTCGGGAATTTTGAAGATGATTTTAAAAAAATAGAGGTAGCTTGCTCTAAATCCATGGAATTGAATGTTGTAATAATTTTAAAAGGGCATCATACATTGGTAGCACTGCCGGATGGCACCGGTTATTTCAATATTACGGGAAATGCCGGTATGGCCAAGGGCGGCAGCGGCGATGTGCTTACAGGAATCCTTACCGGATTGCTGGCCCAGGGCTATACATCGAAAGATGCGGCGCTTATGGGCGTGTTCCTTCACGGGCTGGCCGGAGATCTTGCTGCGTCCTCTCACGGAATGGAAGCCATGCTGGCTTCCGATATCATTGAGCATCTTGGAAAAGCATTCCAGGCATTACAATAA
- a CDS encoding VOC family protein, with protein MSIKIGAIVWGVKDIARAVDFWSKALNYRLKRAPESDWAMLIPKSGNGVQLSLKLTTSHKPKRHHLDLFTINQEQEVERLLKLGARRMTGWQYEADADYVVLTDPEGNSFCVVQT; from the coding sequence ATGTCCATAAAAATAGGAGCGATTGTATGGGGCGTGAAAGATATTGCGCGCGCCGTTGATTTCTGGAGCAAAGCATTAAATTACCGTCTGAAAAGAGCCCCCGAAAGTGATTGGGCCATGCTCATTCCCAAAAGTGGAAACGGCGTGCAGCTATCGCTGAAACTTACCACATCACACAAACCCAAAAGACATCACCTGGATCTCTTTACCATCAATCAGGAGCAGGAAGTGGAACGCCTGCTGAAACTGGGTGCCCGGCGCATGACCGGCTGGCAGTATGAAGCCGATGCCGATTATGTGGTGCTGACCGACCCGGAGGGCAATTCCTTCTGCGTGGTTCAAACCTGA